A region of the Desulfobacter postgatei 2ac9 genome:
GGCGGGTTCTGTCTGCTGCCCAAGCATATTGATATGGCCTCGGCCCTCGCTCCGGGTATCCTGACGTATGTTGCAGGCGGAGAGCCGCATCATCTGGCTCTAAACGGCGGGGTGTTGGTCAAGAAGGGCGATGCGGTGCGTATTTCATCACGCGCGGCTGTTGCCGGGGGACTTGGCGAGTTGGAAGCCCAAGTTTTGCGCATGCAAAAGGAGGCTGCAGAGGCCGAGAACTCTGCCCGCAAGGCAGTCGCCAAACTTGAGGCCGGATTTGTGCGTACCCTGATTAAAGTGGAGACCGCATGAGTAGACAAAAGCCCGGTAAGTGCAACGGGAATAAATTCCGCCAAACCGTTGGCAGCAAGGAGCAGCGTAAAATCCGTGCGAAGCAGAAAGGGACTGTGGAGGCGTGGTCTGCTTTTGGGGCCATGGGGGCTGTTGGCTGGCTGGTGGCCCTGCCCGTTGTTCTGGGGAGTCTGTTTGGCGCGTGGCTGGATTACCGCTGGCCCACTAAAATTAATTGGACAATGACCATGCTCGGCGCGGGGCTCGCTATAGGCTGCCTGTTCGCCGGGATATGGATGAATCGAGAAAAAAATAAAATTATTAAGGATCGTGAAGAATGCGAGCGGAAGGGCATAGAACCCAAGGACAGAGAAGAAGAGGATCATTAGCCGTTTTATGATAACCATTGCTGCGTTCGGTATCGGATTGCTCCTTTCGGCAATTCATTTCGGCGGCTTATGGCTGACTGTACGGCGGTTACCCCGTTGTGAACAGCCGCGATTGTTTTTCTGGTCCAGCTATCTGGGTCGTTATGGCATCACTCTATGGGGTTTTGCGCAGATCATAAGTTACGGGCCGTTGCCGTTTATATCTGCTTTTCTGGGTTTTTATGTGTTGCGAACTTATGCGCTGGCAAATTATTGTGGTATAAAGATACTCGAGTTCGTTAAAGTGAAGGGGCCTGAATGGAAATAAGCCCGGACCATATCATCTATGTCAGCTTTGGTTTTTTCAAGCTGAATGCCACCATTGTCTATACATGGCTGGTAATGATCCTGCTTGCTGGATTTTCATGGTTTGTGACCCGCAGGGTTACATCCTCGGCGCAGATTTCCGGTCAACAGAATCTGTTGGAAGTATTGGTGGACGGTTTACTCAGCCAGATCAGGGACACCACCAGTCAGCGGCCGGAAAAATTTTTGCCGCTGCTCGGGACGATGTTCATTTTCATTTCAGTATCCAATCTGCTTTCTGCCGTACCGGGATTCAAGCCGCCCACGGGGTCGCTTTCTACCACTACGGCGTTCAGTCTGATCGTATTTTTTGCCGTTCCATATTACGGAATTAAAAAGAACGGTTTACGCAACTATCTTAGAAGTTACGTGCAGCCTTCGCCGTTCATGCTGCCGTTCAACATAATCGGCGAGGTCAGCCGGACTTTTGCGCTGGCCGTGCGTCTTTTCGGGAACATACTCAGCGGAACCATGATGAGCGCGATTCTGCTGATCATCATGCCGCTGTTTGTGCCGGTGATCATGCAGATTCTGGGGCTGTTCATCGGAGTGGTGCAAGCCTATATTTTTACCGGACTGGCGGCTGTGTTCATCGCCGCAGGTTTAGAGGTACATGAGAGTTGATGCGCGTTGCGCTTTTGAAGGGGGATACTTATGGACACTATGGGTTGGATTGCGTTTGGGTCGATTATTGCGGCAGGGATTTGTATGGGCATCGGGTCCATTGGTCCGGCGATCGGTGAGGGGATGGCCCTTTCCCGGGCCCTCAATTCCATTGCCCAGCAGCCGGATGAGACCAATACTATTGTGAAATTCCTTTTTGTGGGGATGGCAATGGTTGAATCCACGGCGATTTACTGCTTTGTGCTGGCTATGATTCTACTCTTTGCCAATCCGTTCTGGTCTTATTTCCTTGAAAAGGCCGGAGGCTGATAATGCTGCTGGACTGGTTCACGATCTTTGCTCAGATTGTGAATTTCTTTGTGCTCATCGTGTTGCTCAGGCTGTTTCTGTATAAGCCTATTGTTAAGGCTATGCTGGAACGAAAGGCGCGTATAGCGAATGAAACGCGCGAATTGCGTGAGGCCCGTATTGAGGCAGACAGGCTCAAGGCTGAGCTGCGCCGTAAGCATGAAGATCTGGAAAACCGTGAATCAGAGGTTATGTCGGAAATTCATGCCGAGGCAGAAAAGTGGCGGCAGCAGGCTATGGCGTCCGCCGGCGCTGAGATCGAGATCATGCGCAAGGAATGGCTGGCTGCGCTGGAGCGGGAAAAGGAATCTGTCGCACTCAACTTGCGCAAGAAGCTTGTGCATGAAGTCTCAGCCACAGCCGCACGTATTGTGCGGGACCTTTCCGGCAGCGATCTTGAGCAGTTGATCTTAAGCGGATTCATGCATCGGATTGCTGAAGAAGCCCGCGGCATGGAGTGTGGCAATTCTGACATTCTAATTCGTACCGGATTTGAATATGATGATCCACAAGAACAAAAAATTCAGCAGTTGCTTAAAGGTTTGTTTCCGGCACAAAACGAACGAATTTTTATCACGGATGCCAGACTGGGCCTGGGCATTGAACTCATCGCCGGAGATCGAAAATGGGAATGGAATCTCAATTCTTATATCACTGAACTTGAAAACAAAATTTTGCATGAAATCAACAGCTAAGGCACAGAAGGCAACATGGGTTTCCTTGAAAAAAATATAAATCAGGCGCTATATGCCCATGAAAAAGGGCGCAAGAATATGGAATATAGCCCGAAATCGCGTGAAGTTGGCCGGGTTTTATCCGTGGCACGTGGCGTGGCACAGGTCCAGGGGCTTGGCTCCGTGCGTTCAGAGGAGCTGATTACGCTGGGCAACAATATTCCGGGCATGGCGCTTGATTTATTGCCGGAGGCCATCGGCGTAGCGCTGCTGGGGGACAATACCGGGC
Encoded here:
- a CDS encoding F0F1 ATP synthase subunit A, producing MEISPDHIIYVSFGFFKLNATIVYTWLVMILLAGFSWFVTRRVTSSAQISGQQNLLEVLVDGLLSQIRDTTSQRPEKFLPLLGTMFIFISVSNLLSAVPGFKPPTGSLSTTTAFSLIVFFAVPYYGIKKNGLRNYLRSYVQPSPFMLPFNIIGEVSRTFALAVRLFGNILSGTMMSAILLIIMPLFVPVIMQILGLFIGVVQAYIFTGLAAVFIAAGLEVHES
- a CDS encoding ATP synthase subunit I, giving the protein MITIAAFGIGLLLSAIHFGGLWLTVRRLPRCEQPRLFFWSSYLGRYGITLWGFAQIISYGPLPFISAFLGFYVLRTYALANYCGIKILEFVKVKGPEWK
- a CDS encoding F0F1 ATP synthase subunit B family protein — protein: MLLDWFTIFAQIVNFFVLIVLLRLFLYKPIVKAMLERKARIANETRELREARIEADRLKAELRRKHEDLENRESEVMSEIHAEAEKWRQQAMASAGAEIEIMRKEWLAALEREKESVALNLRKKLVHEVSATAARIVRDLSGSDLEQLILSGFMHRIAEEARGMECGNSDILIRTGFEYDDPQEQKIQQLLKGLFPAQNERIFITDARLGLGIELIAGDRKWEWNLNSYITELENKILHEINS
- a CDS encoding F0F1 ATP synthase subunit C, yielding MDTMGWIAFGSIIAAGICMGIGSIGPAIGEGMALSRALNSIAQQPDETNTIVKFLFVGMAMVESTAIYCFVLAMILLFANPFWSYFLEKAGG
- a CDS encoding F0F1 ATP synthase subunit epsilon; translation: MRLKILVPAGLFLDRPVDKILAESTQGGFCLLPKHIDMASALAPGILTYVAGGEPHHLALNGGVLVKKGDAVRISSRAAVAGGLGELEAQVLRMQKEAAEAENSARKAVAKLEAGFVRTLIKVETA
- a CDS encoding AtpZ/AtpI family protein; protein product: MSRQKPGKCNGNKFRQTVGSKEQRKIRAKQKGTVEAWSAFGAMGAVGWLVALPVVLGSLFGAWLDYRWPTKINWTMTMLGAGLAIGCLFAGIWMNREKNKIIKDREECERKGIEPKDREEEDH